AACGAGATTCTGCGCGTGGCCGAGGACAATGCACGAGACCGCCGCGGCAATTTGGCCCAAGGCCAGCACCGAAAACCGGCCTTGCCATGCGCGGGTCCTCCCCATTGCCGCAAAGCACAAAACCGTGCAAAGGGAAAGCAGAAACGCGAGCCAGGAGTACGTGGTGGCCGGCCCGACGGCGTCGAGCAGCGCCGGGCGAAAACCCGGCCAGAGCACGAGCGAGCGGTCCGCGGCCAGCGCTTCGACGTGGACGGGATATACCGAACGCACCGCGGCAACGAGCCCGTTGGCCGTGAATGTGGCTGCCCACGACGCGTACAGCAGGCCTCTGGTCACAGGAACAACGCCCCGTTCCTCAGCGGCCGGTTCCTCCTGAGACGCGTGTCGCACCCGGTTGGTTCCCGGCGTGAGTGAGAAAAGAAAGCCAATAACAACGGCACACAACACGGCCAGCAGAAGAAAGGGCAAACGGAAGTTGGCATCATAGAGCGGCCCGGTCAGTAAGGGGCTGATCGTGAAACCAAAGGCCGTTGCAGTATTGAACCCGGCGAGATGACGGGCGCGTGTGTCCGGGTCGGGGGCCTGTCCCAGCCAGGCCTGCATTGCCGGCCACGCGAGCGCGAGCCCCAGGAACGGAACGGACGCAGCCACGAGGCACGGACCCGGCGAAGAAGTCCACGGAACCAGGATGAAGAGCAGACCGAAAATGCCGACGCCGGCCACGGCCCACCGCAGGCTGTTGCGCGCACGGGACACAAGACCCGCCGATGCGAGGCAACAGACGGCGTATAGGGCCATCTGAACCGCCCCCACCGTGCCCGACAGCGCGGCGCCCCCATTCAGTCGCTCCACAATGAAAAACGGCATCGCCAATATGCCGACCGCCACGGAAAAATCCAGCAGAAACGCCGCGGCATACATGCGATGTTGCGGCTGGCAGGCGCGACGGACGATCATGGGCGGCGGCCTCGCGTATCGACGCGCCGAGCTACCATCGCTTTGCCGATTCTCCGGCCCGCAGGAATTCCGCGCCGCGTTCGCGCAGTCTGCGGATGAGCAGGTCCAGTTGCTCTGCCGCATAAGGCCCACAGTTTCGCGTGATGAACGGATCCGGCGTCACGGACCCTTCCCCGTACCGGATTTCCCCTTGCGGCATCGGGTGAAACTCCCACGGGTGGAAGTAGAAGCATAGAAAGGGCGTGGCGCCGCGGGACTGCGCGTAGCCGATGAACCCGTCCACGTGCCGCAACATCGCTTCTGCCCCCTCGATACGGCAAAGCGGCCACTGGTCCATGTCGCGGCCATAAGGGTCCCTCGATATCATCGAGAGATCGGCAAAATTCGGCAGTTCGACGATCCGCAGGTTCCCCGGCTGCGTCCAGTCCTCCCGGCTGGGGTGATACGGCGTCAGCCGCTCCCGGAAAAAGAACATGGGATATGTCGCGTCGGCCACGTAGCCCAACGCATCCAGCGCATTCACGACCGCGCTCGACCCAAAAAGGCGCGGACACCGGAACGAGACCGGGCGGACGCCCGTGACCTTCTCGACCAATTCCGTGCACAGGCGCAGGCGGTTGGGGACTTCCTCGGGCAGGATGGGCAGCATGCCGGGAATCTCGTAAAGCGATTCGCCGATGGTCTCGTGAAAAAGCGTGTGCGCGCCAATCTCATGACCCCGCGCCTTGACCGGCTCAGCAACCTCGGGATGCTTCCTCAGGCTGTCGCCGGTGAAAAAGAATGTCGCGGGCACGGCGTTCCGGTCCAGAATGTCGAGGATGACCGGCGTGCCGTGCTGCAGCCCCTCATAGTACGGCGTCCAACTGCCGATATCCGTTTCCATGTCGAATCCAAGAACTACCTGCAATCCGCTCATAGGGCCTCCCTGCGGCGCGCTTGTGTTTCGCTGTTGCGTTCCGCGCGCATAACCATCATCATTGTGCCACGAGCGCGTGTCAAGCCCTTGAGCGGTTTCCGGGCCCCTTTGTATGAATGACGGGAGAACAGGACCATGATAGTCCCCCTCGAAAAGCCAGAACCGGATATCCAGAACTTCGTGCGCGTAATTCGCGGGGAGGTTCAGCCAGAGCGCCCGCCGCTGGCCGAGTTATTTCTTGATCACGAGGTCGAACGCGAGATCGCGCGCGCCCATCTCGGCCTGAATTGGGTCGAACCCTCAGCCGAGCGCGAGGCCATGCAGGCCTATATCCGTCATCGCACGCAAGTCTATTACCGCATGGGCTACGACTACATCCGTGTGTCGGGCGGCATCGATTTCCCCGGTTACTATCTCGATACGGCAGACACCGCGGGCCTGTCCCGCGGCGACCGTCACTGGGTCAACGAAACCCGGGGGCCCATTGCCTCCTGGCAGGACTTTGAAGAATATCCCTGGCCCGACGCGGCGCGGGCGGAGCTGTGGTTCTACGAATACGCCGCGCAGAACCTGCCCGAGGGCATGGGCCTCTTTGTTTGCCCCACGAGCGGATTTCTCGAAATACCGCTCGATACGCTCCTCGGCTATCAGAATCTGTGCTATCTCCTGTATGAACAGCCCGACCTGGTTCAGGCGGTGTTTCAACGCGTCGGAGAAATCATCCTCGCCGTCTACGAACGCCTGCTCGGACTGCCAAACCTTTATGGCTTCTTCCAGGGCGACGACATGGGATTCAAGACCGGCACGCTTCTGTCGCCGGAGCACCTGAAACTGCACGTCCTGCCTTGGCACAAAAAACTCGCGGCGCTGGCGCACCAACATGGACTGCTCTACCTGCTTCACTCCTGCGGCAACCTCACGGACATCGCGGACGACCTCGTCGCAGACGTAAGAATCGATGGGCGGCACTCGTACGAGGATGAAGGCAACTCCGTCATCGATTTCAAGCAGCGCTACGGCGGGCGCGTGGCTATTCTCGGCGGCGTGGATGTGGACAAGCTCGCCCGCCTCACGGAAACGGAATTGCGCGCGCATGTGCGCCGGATTATCGATGCGTGCCTGCCGGGCGGGCGCTTCGCGCTCGGTTCCGGCAATACGGTCTGCAACTACGTGCCCATACGGAATTATTTCGCCATGGTCGAGGAAGCGTTCCTGTATGGGCGCGGTGTTTAGACCGGCATGCGCAGGATCCCTTCAAACAAGAACCGGATTTCGGCAAGACACGCAGCGGTCGGCCAGGGGATACTGAGACCAGGTCTCCGGTTCACAGTGTATCTTGACTTCTCGGACGCTCGGCTGAGGATATGCATGTGTTCGTAACGCGCAGAGAACTGCTTCAGATAGGAGCATTGAGCGCCATGGGACTCTCCGCACAGGGCACGCACGCCCAGCAGACAGCGACCACGGACGCGGCGGCAGCGCCCCGCGCGTGGATGAACCGGCGGCAGCGCATCTACTGGTACGACCAGTACGCGCTGAACGATCACGAAGCGGCGTTCGCCCAATACGACCCCGACCGCATTGCCGCCGAATTGAAAACCGTCGGCGCGGACATCGTAGCGGTCTACGCGGCCAATCAGTTCAGCATCGCTTACTACCCCAGCAAGATTTGGCCTATGCACCCCAATCTGCAAGGCCGGGACTATTTCGGCGACGTATCGTCGCGGCTGCAGGCGCAGGGCCAGAAGGTCATCGCCTATATCAACTGGCTCGAATCGCGGCATCCTGAGTGGTACATGGTTCCCCTGGGCGGCAAGCCCGAAAAAGAGTTTTCTCTCGCTTCCTGGGCCAGGCCGGACAATCCGGACTGGCGCGTACAGCAGGTGCCCGGCGGTTCATGGCGGTTCGCGTGCATCAATTCGCCTCGTCGCGCGCAGGTGGTCGCCGTGGCCCGCGAAATCATCGAGCGATATCACCCCGACGGGTTCCATCTCGACATGTTCTTCAATCCCGGCGTGTGTGTGTGCGGTTATTGCCGGCCGGCGCTGGAGGAAATTTGTGGCACAACAGATATCACCATCGACACGATCAACGCGCACTGGCGCGCATTCATTGACTGGCGCAGCGATTGCAGTTCTTCGCTCATCGAGGAATTGAGCGCCGCTATGCGCGAGCACGGCGTCTTTACGGCGCACAACGGCCAGAATCCGCTCTGGCTGTCGCCCATCTATGGTTTCGATGAGCGATGGCTCCCCCATCTCGACCTGTACGTTTCCGAAATCTTCTATGACCTGCATGCGTCAGATCTGACTATGCGCTGGCACCGAGCCATCGGCAAACCTTCGTGCGAACTGCTCACGTCGACATCGCCGAACCATGCGCACCTGTCCGTGCCGTTTACCGCATGGCAGGTCAGCGCCGCAAGCGCGAAGGCCAACGGCTGCACCGTGCTCGGCCCTTGCTGCGTCGGCGCGTATCCGGACACCACCACTTCGCAGCGCCTGCTCGAAACGGTTCGGAAGGGACTGGAATCTTTTGCGGAAGACGCGGATCTTCACCCGGGCGCCGTGCCTTGTGCGAAGGTTGCGCTCGTCTTCTCATGGGCTACGCGCAAGTATTACCGCGCGGGACGCATGGACTGGTCGCAAGAACTGGACGGCTGGTCGCGCGTGCTCATCGAGGAGCACATCCCCTTCGAGGTCGTCGTCGCGGAGAATGTCGAGACTGCCGAAGACCTGAGTCGTTATGACTTGGTCATTCTGCCGGATAACGCGTTCCTGAGCGACGCCTTCTGTTCCGTCGTTGCCGCGTACGCGCGCGCTGGCGGGCACGTTCTCGCGACCGGCGCTACGTCCCTGGGCGACGAGCGCGGGTATCCGCGTCCCGATTTCGCGCTTGGCGAACTTCTTGGCATCACATGCAAGGGAAGCACGGAGGGCCCCTTCGCCATGGATGGCCCCCTCGAGCCCGAACCTGCTTCAGGCGTCTTCCAGCAGATAGCCGGGTCTGCCGTCGTGCTGACGCGGTATATCGCGACCGACCCCGCCGGGTCTGTTGCGGGATACCTGGACCCCTGCCCCACGCAGCCGGCCAAGTGGCCAGTCGCGGTCGCACGGAGCGTGGACGCGGGAGAGGTCCTCTATGTCGCGTTTGGAATTGGGCGTTACTACGCCAATCACAACCTCGTCCATGCGCGCGACCGCATGGCGCGGTACCTTGACCGCGTGCTGCCGCGGCGGCAGCTAACCGTTGACGCGCCGAGATGTCTTGAAGTCACCATCTGGCAACAACGCGCGCCCGAACGCACGATCATCCATCTGGCCAATCGCACCCCGCTTGCCCACGATATGCCGCGCATTCACGAGATTCCGCCTTTGCATAACATCCGTATCACCCTGGAAGCCCCCTGCCCGTCCGCGCGTGTGACGTGCCGTCACGCGGAGGCAGCCACGACAATCGACGGAAATACAATCCGCGCGCATATCGAAATGTTGGACGTTTATGCGGCTCTGATTATTGAACCTGCGGGAGAATGAGGTTTGACGATGATGTGGCCGTGGCTGTTGGTCACGGCTTCAGGGGATAGCCGGAACATCGCCACGCTCCAAACGGCCCGCTTTCACGTCCACCGCCGTGTTGTTAAACACATTTGGGCCCAGTACGATCGGCCGGTTGTCTCCCGAGACATCATTGACTTCAACGATCACGTTTTCCAAAACGTTTCCAGACACCACCGCGTCGCCCGCACCAATGGTCAGACGCATGCGCGGCTCGAGAATGGCGGATTGAAGACAGTTACCCATGACCACGGTGCGCGAGCCGCGCGCATCGATGCACTGCGCGCACGAGCCGCCGGGTTCCACCGTGACCACGTTATTGGCGATGACGTGCCGCTGCGAACCCGCCCAGGACCGAAAGGCGATGTCCAGTTGCCCGCCCTCTTTAACCCGCACGATGTTGTCTGTCATGAGGATTGAGTCGGCTCGGTCGCTCCCAATGGCAACGTGGGTCTGACCGGTGATCTCGACGTAATTGCCTCGGATTTCGCCTGGCCCGGTCAGTATTTCAACGGCATCGGAGCCGGCGTTACCCAGCACGTTGCTTAGAACCTTCATATTCGGTCCTTCGAGCATGATGCCGAGCCTGTGCGCGTCCCGCACGGTCGTGTTTTCAATCGTGATATCGTGGGCAGGCGCGCCGCCTGACTGCCCGGGCACGCCGTAGAAGGCCTTAATCCCGCAGAACTCAAAACGGTCATGCGAAACATCCGGGTTACCCGTTCCTTCCGTGTTCTGATCCCGGTTGGCGTCCACGTGAAGGTCGCGGATGATGATACCCCCGACACCCTCGCCAATGATGCGGACGACGTTCGTATTCTGCCCGGGCCCCAACACAAGGCGCGTGGCGGCGCCCATGCCTGCCAGCGTGACATCGCTGCGATCGATAATGACTCCGCCCAGTGTCCCCTCCACCCTCCGGATATCGTAAGTGCCCTCCA
The window above is part of the Candidatus Hydrogenedentota bacterium genome. Proteins encoded here:
- a CDS encoding MFS transporter, which encodes MIVRRACQPQHRMYAAAFLLDFSVAVGILAMPFFIVERLNGGAALSGTVGAVQMALYAVCCLASAGLVSRARNSLRWAVAGVGIFGLLFILVPWTSSPGPCLVAASVPFLGLALAWPAMQAWLGQAPDPDTRARHLAGFNTATAFGFTISPLLTGPLYDANFRLPFLLLAVLCAVVIGFLFSLTPGTNRVRHASQEEPAAEERGVVPVTRGLLYASWAATFTANGLVAAVRSVYPVHVEALAADRSLVLWPGFRPALLDAVGPATTYSWLAFLLSLCTVLCFAAMGRTRAWQGRFSVLALGQIAAAVSCIVLGHAQNLVIMAACFAVIGHAYGLCFFASLYYSLTDMRERHRRAAINEGLLGAGGFTGSIGFGCAAACLGVTAAFQGAPAVAAAAIVVQILLLRSARQS
- a CDS encoding polysaccharide deacetylase family protein, producing the protein MSGLQVVLGFDMETDIGSWTPYYEGLQHGTPVILDILDRNAVPATFFFTGDSLRKHPEVAEPVKARGHEIGAHTLFHETIGESLYEIPGMLPILPEEVPNRLRLCTELVEKVTGVRPVSFRCPRLFGSSAVVNALDALGYVADATYPMFFFRERLTPYHPSREDWTQPGNLRIVELPNFADLSMISRDPYGRDMDQWPLCRIEGAEAMLRHVDGFIGYAQSRGATPFLCFYFHPWEFHPMPQGEIRYGEGSVTPDPFITRNCGPYAAEQLDLLIRRLRERGAEFLRAGESAKRW
- a CDS encoding beta-galactosidase trimerization domain-containing protein, whose translation is MGLSAQGTHAQQTATTDAAAAPRAWMNRRQRIYWYDQYALNDHEAAFAQYDPDRIAAELKTVGADIVAVYAANQFSIAYYPSKIWPMHPNLQGRDYFGDVSSRLQAQGQKVIAYINWLESRHPEWYMVPLGGKPEKEFSLASWARPDNPDWRVQQVPGGSWRFACINSPRRAQVVAVAREIIERYHPDGFHLDMFFNPGVCVCGYCRPALEEICGTTDITIDTINAHWRAFIDWRSDCSSSLIEELSAAMREHGVFTAHNGQNPLWLSPIYGFDERWLPHLDLYVSEIFYDLHASDLTMRWHRAIGKPSCELLTSTSPNHAHLSVPFTAWQVSAASAKANGCTVLGPCCVGAYPDTTTSQRLLETVRKGLESFAEDADLHPGAVPCAKVALVFSWATRKYYRAGRMDWSQELDGWSRVLIEEHIPFEVVVAENVETAEDLSRYDLVILPDNAFLSDAFCSVVAAYARAGGHVLATGATSLGDERGYPRPDFALGELLGITCKGSTEGPFAMDGPLEPEPASGVFQQIAGSAVVLTRYIATDPAGSVAGYLDPCPTQPAKWPVAVARSVDAGEVLYVAFGIGRYYANHNLVHARDRMARYLDRVLPRRQLTVDAPRCLEVTIWQQRAPERTIIHLANRTPLAHDMPRIHEIPPLHNIRITLEAPCPSARVTCRHAEAATTIDGNTIRAHIEMLDVYAALIIEPAGE